The genome window CCGGAACTCCTTCTCTTCGAGCGTGTCCACGTGGATCTGGCCCGCACCGCGAGTGCCTGCTGTCCGGCGTGTTGAGCACCCACGGACCCCAGGTCAACTCTCCCAGAAGGACCACTCCATGAGGGCCACGCCCGACCTCGTCACCCATCGGCTCGCCTCCCCGGACCTGCTGCGCTCCGTCTTCCGGCAGCACGCGGCCGGAGTCGCCGTGATCACCGCCCAGGGCGGCGGCAGGCCGGTCGGCTTCACCGCCACCTCCCTCACCTCCGTCTCCGCCGAGCCCCCGCTCGTCTCCTTCGGCATCGGCGTGGGCTCCTCCAGCTGGCCCGTCGTCTCGGAGGCCGAGCACGTCGGCGTGCACATACTCGGCGAGCACCAGGAGGACCTGGCCGGCACCTTCGCCAAGAGCGGCGCCGACCGGTTCGGGGCACCGACCAGCTGGCGCGAGGGCCCGGAGGGGGTGCCCCTTCTGGACGACGTCCTCGCCTGGCTGGTGTGCCGCGTGGTGGCCCGGGTGCCGGCCGGGGACCATCGCATCGTCCTCGCCGAGGTCGTCCTCGGTGATCCCTCGGGTGCCGGACGCCCCCTCCTGTACCACCAGGGCCGGTTCAACGGCCTCCGCGACTGAGTCGTCATCCGCGGCCTCCATGCCCGAGTCGTCGCCCGGCCGGTTACGCAGCGTTGTCAAGGTCACAGTTCAAAGCGCTTGCTTAGCGGGCATTCACTCGATGTACTGGCGAGTAATATTTCGTTCGGAGCGCGGGGTCGCCCCGACCGGGATCGGCCGCTTCAGGCGCCTATGCTGCCTGCAAGAAGGCAGCCCAGAAATGACGATGCAGTAGGAGAGCCGGCGTGAGCTTGAGGATCGTTGTCACTGTGAAGTACGTGCCCGACGCCACTGGCGACCGGCACTTCGCCGATGACCTGACCGTCGACCGTGACGACGTGGACGGTCTGCTCT of Streptomyces cynarae contains these proteins:
- a CDS encoding flavin reductase family protein; the protein is MRATPDLVTHRLASPDLLRSVFRQHAAGVAVITAQGGGRPVGFTATSLTSVSAEPPLVSFGIGVGSSSWPVVSEAEHVGVHILGEHQEDLAGTFAKSGADRFGAPTSWREGPEGVPLLDDVLAWLVCRVVARVPAGDHRIVLAEVVLGDPSGAGRPLLYHQGRFNGLRD